Genomic segment of Sciurus carolinensis unplaced genomic scaffold, mSciCar1.2, whole genome shotgun sequence:
ATTCTGAGTGAATGAATGCTGCAGCTTGTTGGCAGAAAACTGGAGAATACACATGCCTGGTATGAAGGGGGCAGGCACCATGAGCACAGCACACCACACAGTAACATGTACTCAAAGGAGACCCCATGAGgtgctttaaaagaaatttaaactcCAAATTTCTGCATGAATCTCCTGAATTTTAAATGTTGGCTCAACTCACCTAAATTTGTATTAATTAAATATACCCATGAGatgaaaatagtttcaaaatttgCTACTGTTCTAACCAAGGAAACCCTtattataaacatttgttgaCATGTCACTGTTGaaagaaatgtatttcaaatattttgaaaataaaagtggtGAACGTATACCTTGTTTTGGGCTTCAATATTTGCATTATGTGACAGTAGTTTTGCTGCTATTGATGTGTTGTCAGTATAAACAGCGTGATGGAGAGGAGTTTCACCATTGGGGTCCTGAACATTTAGATCAGCACCATTTTCAAGAAGAATAGTTACACATTCCTCTTCCTGCTGTTGAATGGCCTGTTGGTTTGATACCAAGAAATAGATTGTCAGGTTCAAGAATTCAAGACAAAAGTTCCACAGGTTTTGCTAATTAGTTATATTCCAATGatattaatcaaattttattCTAAGTATGTAAATCTAACTCATCCCCTGCAGAAATACTTTGTTACATCTACCTTAATCAGAGGTGTGTTGTTGTCACTGTCACAGAGGTGAATGTTGCATTTCATCATTACTAGAAGAGCCACCACTTTTCCCTGACCATAGGCACATGCATAATGTAGAGGGGTTCTATGAAAGCAAGAGGATTTGTTAGGAGGTCATAGAACTCCCACTTAAAACAATTATTCATACCATTGTGAACATTAAATAGCATGCAATTCCTCTCTCTTCAAAACAATTTCTCCAGAAGAAACAATATTTATTAGCTGTTATTACTAAATTAATGAAGGATCAGTTTATTCTAGCATCCTATTCCActgacttctttcctttcccctgcccacCACTGTAGAGGATCAGTCTGAAGGTCACTCAATACTGAGCCATATCCAgaacacttttaatttttcattttgtgatagggtctcactaagtttcccagctcatcttgaacttgcaatctttctgcctcaacctcccaaatcactaggattaccAGCATATAACATTACTTCTATCCCCATTGAATCTTGAAGTTGATCTGGAAGATTAAAAGTATCATAATAgccaaataaaaaaaagcaatcctgggaaggaagagtgatacaggaggtatcacCATACCAGATTTTAAACCCTTCTATAGAGCAAGAGTaataaaaatgacatggtattggcaccaaaatagacacgtagacaatgatacagaatagaagacacagagataaacccacctacttacagttatctcatactagacagaggtgcctAGCACAAACACtggagaatagatagcctcttcaacaaatggtgctggcaaaactggaaatctttATGCAGGAAAATGCAATTAAATTCCTATCTCTGACCCCgtacaaaactcaaatcaaaaaggatcaaggatctaggaacaagatctgagacccttcaccaaacagaagaaagagtaggccctcatcttcttcatgttggcttaggaccagacttccatAACAAGACCCCCCAGagcacaagacataaaagcaagaatcactaaatgggatggattcaaactaaagagctatttctcaacaaaggaaataatctatgatgtgaagagagagtctacagagtgggataaaatattttccacacacacttcagacagagcactaatgtacaaaatatatgaagcagTTCAAAAGctttacacaaaaaatacaatCAAACAAGTCAATAAAAGGGCTATGGACCTGGGTAGAcctttcacagaagaagacagaaAGGTTATGCATAAATATGtggaaaagtgctcatcatctctagaactaagagaaatgcaaatgaaaaccaccctaagatttcacctaactccaactagaatggctattaccaagaacccAAGCAGTAATAAGGGTTGCTGAGAATgcggggagaaaggtactctcatacattgcttggGGAGATGCAGactggtacagccactctggaaagcagtgtggagattcctcagaaaacttggaatggacacaccatttgaaatagctctcccactcctcagtttatacccacaggacttaaaatctgtATACTACAGCAAAGCAGTCACGTCAAGgcttataacagctcaattcacaataacaggattgtggaaccaaactgaatgcccttcacttgatgaatggataaagaaactatggtatatagacacaatgaaatactactcaaccataaaaaagaataaaactatgtcatttgctggtCAACGGgtggagttggggaatatcatgctaactgatataaaccaatcccaaaaaaaccaaaggtggaatgtattctctgatatgtggatgatgacactTACTGAGGGAGGGAGGATTGTGGGGGGACAGTAAGGGAGAATGGAGGAcctttggattgtatagagggaaatggggtgggaggggtgctggaaggaaagatagtggacagAGACGGagattattaccctatgtacatctatgattacacaaatggtgtgaatctacattgtgtacaaccagagaaataaaaagttgtacacTGAAAaagttgtgtacaatgaatcaaaatgcagtctgtaaaaatgaaaggaacatttattcattaaaaataatactatccAGCACAATGCTGTACCAGCAGAtgtggagacagaggcaggaagatcgtgcaTTTAAAACCAGTCTAAGCAAATTCAAAAGGCAGCAAtctatcaagaccctgtctctaataaaatatttttgaaaggtcCTGTGGATGTGGGTCCGTGGGGGCAAACCCCAGTgtgcaaaaaaggaagaaaattagaaagagggagagagagagagagagagaaagaaagaaagaaagaaagaaagaaagaaagaaagaaagaaagaaagaaagaaagaaagaaaaaagagaaagaaagagaaacaaaggagggagggagggaggaaagaaagcaggaaggaaggaaggaaggaaggaaggaaggaaggaaggaaggaaggaaggaaggaaggaaggaaggaaggaaagagaaaaaatgaaagaaaacagcaGAGCTCAGAGCAAACTTCATGAGCTCCTGGAAGACACAACAGGAGGCGACAAGGCTCAGCACCATGGAGAGCGCTCCATTGCACTCAACTGTCATGCTGTCATGGCTGGCCGCCCAGGTGTCCTTAGGCCCCAGAGCCCCGGGTCTCTGGGGTTTGTCTTCCTTGCCAGGTAGGGCATAGTGCCGTGAGTACCTCTCTTTCTTAGGGTTCTGCTCCTCCCATTCGCTTTCTCCCAGCCCAAGGGCTCTATCAACCTAGGCAGCCCAGACCTGCAGCTAGTTTCCACACATGTTGCAAGACTGCTGGAGGACAGAACTGCACAACAAAGGTCAAGGAAGAGGTTTTGCTGTTCAGTTGTCCCTCTACCCCAGTGGATACCCCTCCCAAGTAGGGAAGGGTCCTTTCTATACTTGCAGCCACCTACCTAACAGAAGTCCAAATGCATTGGGGGTAGGCCCAAGGGGGaaaaactgcaaaaacaaaacaagagggAAAACACACCATCTTCCCACTTCGAAGAATCCTTATAAGGACGCTCAGTCAACTCGATGTACTCCTACATACAGGCCAACAAATGAATAGAGGTGTGGGTCTATAAgagcaatatttttctcatattgcATTTCCCTACAAGATATATAACATGCtttttccttcataaaatattctttcctactTTATAGTAAGACCTCACTATagggttagggtgagggttaggaTTAGGATGAGGAATGGTTTCTCCTAGAAGCGGGCTGGGAAAGTAGGCAGGCTAGCCTCCTCCAACCACAGGTCAATAGACTTCGCCCAAACCATCCCAACTCTGCCTCTTGCCTAGCTCTGTCCCTGAGGCTGGAGATTGCTGAAAGCAGGACCTTTGCAGGACAGGAGGGAGGTAAAGAGAAGCACACCAAGTTGGCCCTGGTCCAGGTTGACGCTGCTAGTCCACGCCCACTGGGTCAGGCACGCCCCTCGGACCTGTCAGGAGGCATGCTCCCGCCCGCTACACGCCCTCTGAccactttctctccctccccactacTTTCCAGGTGAAGCCCGCCTGCCCATTCCCTGGGTGAGCAGATCTTCAGAGCTCCCAGCCTCCTGAAGGCTTTCCTCTGCACCTGGGACACCCGCTAAACTGGGTTTCTCTGTAGCTGCTCATTAGGACAGCCTGGGAGACAGACTGCCCCCAGGTCTACAGGTACTAAGGTGTGCTGAGGACTCCCTGGGCATACGAAAGCCAAGCATCTTGGTGAAGGAAGACCTGGCCACCCATCTGCCCTGTCCCCTCAAGGGCATGGCTGGGATGGTGCAGGCTTTTACCTATTGAACCTACCTTCCCCGGTAGTCCCCTTGCCTCTGGAACCCCAGGACTCCCAGACTCTATTACCTGTTCTTCTTGTCTATGTCATTGACATGACAGCCCCCGCGAACAAGGAGACGCCTTACTCCTTTTACATCACCGTTCCTGGCAGCTTTATGAATTCTCCCGATTGGGTCGTATCCATCAACTTTAGACCGGGCGCCTACCGCAGCAAATGTCTTCCGCCTCGAGGTCATCCTCGGGCATCAGAGACCTTGTCCCTTCCACTTGACCTTTCTCTGCCTCTGGGACCCACTAAGGGGGTTATGGACGGGCTAATTTAGTTTGTCCACAGCTTAGAACAGGGGTCCGCCGGGCTTCGGTATAGGCCAACAACCAAATAGTCGTTGCGCATTAACgttgcacacacgtgcacaccagCGCCACGGGATCTGTCCAACTGGCGGTGATCACGAGCTTGGAAGCTGAGCCGCACCAGCGCCAGTCAGCGCGCGGGGCTCTACCACCCAGTTAGAAGGTGGAGGTGGACACTGGGGTCAAAGGAGCGGACCGCTGTCTGCCGAGGTCGAGGCTGTCACGGGTAGACCACGCCCACCGGGTCAGGCACGCCCCTGGGTCCTGTCAGGAGGTGCGTTCCAGCCCTCCGTTGACCCTCTGGCCGCTCCGCCCCTCCCTCTTGCCTTCCAGGTgcagccccgccccgccctctCCCTAGGTGAGAGGATCTTCAGAGCTCCCAGCCTCCTGCAGGCTTTCCTCTGCACCTGGGACACCCGCTAAACTGGGTTTCTCTGTAGCTGCTCATTAGGAAGGCCTGGGCGAACAGGTACTAAGGCGTGCTGAGGACTCCCTGGGCATATAAAAGCCACGCATCTTAGTGAAGGAAGACCTGGCCACCCATCTGCCCTGTCCCGTCCAGGGCATGACCAGGATGGTGCAGGTTTTACCTATTGGACCCGCCTTCCCGGTAGTCCCCTTGCCTCTGGAACCCCAGGACTCCCAGACTCTATTACCTGTTCTTCTTGTCTGTGTCATTGACATGACAGCCCCCGCGAACAAGGAGACGCCTTACTCCTTTTACATCACCGTTCCTGGCAGCTTTATGAATTCTCCCGATGGGGTCGTATCCGTCAACTTTAGACCGGGCGCCGACCGCAGCAAATGTCTTCCGCCTCGAGGTCATCCTCGGGCATCAGAGACCTTGTCCCTTCCACTTGacctttctctgtctctgggaCCCACTAAGGGGGTTATGGACGGGCTAATTTAGTCTGTCCACAGCCTAGAACAGGGGCCCGCCGGGCTTCAGTATAGGCCAACAACCAAATAGTCGTTGCGCATTAACgttgcacacacgtgcacaccagCGCCACGGGATCTGTCCAACTGGTGGTGATCACGAGCCTGGAAGCTGAGCCGCGCCAGCACCAGCCAGGGCGGGTGGCTCTACCACCCAGTTAGAAGGTGGAGGTGGGACACGTGGTCAAAGGGGCGAACCGCTTTCTGCCCAGGTCGAGGCTGTCACGGGTAGACCACGCCCACCGGGTCAGGCACGCCCCAGGTACCTGTCAGGAGTCGCGCTCCCGCCCTCCCAGGACCTCTGGCCTCTCTCTCCCAGACTCGCCTTCCTTCCAGGTGCGGCCCCGCCCTGTCCTCTCCCCGCTGTGAGCAGATTTTTCCGGGCTCCCAGACTCCTGCAGGCTTTCCTCTGCACCTGGGAAACCCACTAACCTGGTTTTCTCTCTAGCTGCTCCTTAGGAAGGCCTGCGCAACAGACTGCCCCTAGGTCTACTGGTACTCTGGCGTGCTGAGTACTCCCTGGGCATATGAAAGACTTGCATCTTGGTGAAGGAAGACTTGGCCACCCATTTGCCCTGTCCCCTACAGGTCATGGCCAGGATAATGCAGGCTTTCCCTCATCCGTCCCGCCTTCCCTCGTAAACCCCTTGCCTCTGGGGCTCCAGGACTCCCAGACTCTATTATCTGTTCTTCTTGTCTATGTCATTGACATGACAGTCCCTGGGAACAAGGAGACACCTCTCTCCTTTTACATCACCGTCCCTGGCAGCTTTATAGATTctcaaaccaccctaagatttcacctaactccaattagaagggttattatcaagaacacaaacaataataacgGTTTTCTTGGGTggggggagaaaggcacactcatacattgcttgttgAGATGCAGGCTGGTAAAGctactgtggaaagcagtgtggaaattcctcagaaaatatggaatagacccacctcttgatattactgttttaaaaattgaatctgAAAACTCATTAAAGAATGTGgtaattaattatttataatagaaattataaattttagaaaactttgcTAAATTTTCCAATAATTATAAACTTGAacattgctttctctatttgtaaatCTCTTTTATGTCTGTTTGATCACATGTTAATTTCTTATATGTTCTTCTGTGTTGTTTGTGTTGTCTTAATTTGTTTTGGTTGcagtatatgaagaaaatgcaaCCTCACTCAGATATGTAGTTGGAAAAGGGGGGAAtgtcggggtttctgagacccccagccttaggcatggtcaagatggcgcctgacgctgagccaaaagcggccagctatacagtaaacaaccagcgaattccaatgattggctagttaacgatgtgactagagcatgcccccctcgtgtacccatcctatgcttgcagctgtccgcgtttatcttgtgtactctcccctgattggttgaagtgtatataagcctggtgggtgggagagtaaggaggagaagctgaggaagaggcagaagcggcgggggctgaagaagagcAGAAGCTGaagaagcggcagaagcggcgggggctgaagaagagggagaagcggaagaagcggcgaaggcggaggctgaagccaagctggaagctgggagtacgcggaagctggaagaagctgggagaagggaagctgggagtgcgtggaagctaggagtaagagaagcgtaggagagggactgtgcacaataaacttccaaagcttcagacatttgtcgtgtctctctctgcggccagaggggacgcgataggGGAACACAAGAAACCTTTTTCATACAATGgggaattttcttctttcatactgTACCAAAACTTGACAAGCAGAAGTGTTTAAGTAATAGTTGAAATGTGGAATCAGAATATATAGTGCTATTTCCTATGTTGTTTTGCATTCAAATTCAGGAGTCTATATTGCACTTGGTATGTGTCATGTGTCCACACCTCTTCTGTTCTATTAGGCACGGATCACTCTGAAAACAATGGTTACTGAGTTATGATGATTTTTCACATATCAAAGTTTCATTGTATAATATTAAGTATCACATACTAATTTCTTCACCAATCCTTCAGAAACACACTCAATACTTAAGTAATGTCAGTCTCACAGGGGCAGATACAAGTtctcaaaatttctaatttttgttttaatgttcaaATTTTATCACTGGAAACAAATACCATCAGATGTATTTCCTAAAGTAGGAGACTCACTTTTTTTCTCAGcttttcctaaaatgaaaatcTCTGCAAAATACCTACCTCTAAATAACCTTGATATTACTGTTGGTCATTCTTTCAAGTAGAAACAGGGCTTcctgaaaaaaaagtcattagtaTATGCTGCACCTGAACTTCAGGAGCCAGGGACTGATGCTCATACTCATAAGTTGTGATGCAGGGTAGAGTTTCACAGATGGCAGAATATTAAAACAGAATTATTAGAGAATTAAGCCGtaataaattaatgatttttatgcTTCCTCCAGGGTATTGTTAATTTggggttttgttctttttttccccacaggtTCCTGGCTATGGAAAATCTAAAGGTCTCCAGTGTCTTTATACCAATCCTGTAATTCCTGTTGAGTGACCAGTGTCTCTGCCATCATTGTTTCTGCCTCATTGCCTCATGTCATCACCATAAAACAGGCACTCAACACTTTATAGCACTTTGAAAATAGTTGGAACATGACCATGCATGTGCTTAGGGGCCCTAAGAGTCTCTAGACAGTATTTTGAGTCATGCCATTTTAGAAACAGAGGAGAAGACTGGGCCTCTTCCATCCTTTGATTGCTAttctagcatttttctttctgtatttaacTTCTCTGTTCCTGTCCTGCAtgatacgtgtgtgtgtgtgtgtgtgtttgtgtgtgtgcatgtgtgcatgtgcattccCACACATGTGTTTGACTAGTGAATATTCAGGCTAATTGAAATTTAAGTGaatagttcattttttattgcaGAACATTTTCGAAATCCTTTATAACTTCTTCAGtagtttttatgaatttttttgagcatatatttcttcttctttagacaaccatttttttcaaacttcttaTTCCACTTAGACAACAAATCTTAAATCTGTATCTATATATCACAGAGATCTCACATATGCACAttgtatatattctgaaaattttacATAGAGATAAAGGGACCAAATTACAAGTCTAAATAAATTTTGTAATCCCCTACTGTGAAAACTTGTCACATACTTAACATAATTTTCAGTGTAAACCCACCTGATTGAAAAAACAAGGGTTATGTCCATTAGATGATTTTGAACACAAAACAGTGTCATCCATTTAGAAAAATGTCAGGGTGTATAGTGATACAACTAATTGAAGTTGCtttaaattgtttaattaaaagaaaatctgaagcAAAAGGTGGACTTTactagctaggtgtggtggtgtacacatgtaatcccagtggctcaggaggttgaggcaggattaTCTCAATttcaaatccaacctcagcaaaatggagggactaagcaattcaatgagaccttatctctaaataaaatataaaataggactagagatgtgactcagtggtcgagtgcccctgagttcaatctccagtaacaccCTTCCCCCAAAAAAGTGGCCCTTACTAATAGCTCTGGAATTCTCTCGAATATGGcataaattgaatatttaaacaCAGTAGAAATCTTTTCAttgtcacttttaaaaatataaaaggatattAAATTTTACTTGTCAGAATTAGATGATATATTAGAATGACTTATTGATAATgaatattatttgcatttataataGGAAGTCTCTTCATTACCAAATGTGATTGAAAGCATCAAAGTCAATACAGTTTATGGTCTTTCCATTAAAATGAGTATATAAATGACCAATATGTCACATGCAGCTATAGAAGGGAAgtagtttgaaatattttcaattgatttcttttttataagagGTTTTTGTTCACTGCCATTCCTCaattattaaaatactatttagcTTATTGGCCctaagaagggaaaataaaatagagaatctaAACAAATAATGGAGTCTTATTTTCAAAGTTGCCTTAAAAATCTGTGGACAAGTACTAAAAGTACTTTTGATATATAGAAATGATTTATATGAATTTGGagggaagaaaattatttgaatatgccAATTCAGAGGCTATAACATTCATAACACAAATAAGTATAAATAATGAATACAAGAGTAGGAAAGTAAGCATGTTGACTCATTAGCCATTTCCCATCTCACAGAACCCAGGTCACAATAGTTCAACAGGAAGTAAGCTGCAGAAATTACTAGTCTATAGGCTGATGTTGCCTAAGGAGCCTAACATTTTTATTCCCTGAAACTCTGCCCAGTTGGGAAGTTTATATCTTCTGTCAGTCTGGAGTAAATCTTCGAGTAGAGGAGATGCCTCCTACATCTCCCATGACAGTGTGGCAGAAGCCTTGTGAGGAAACTGCACAGGAATCATGGCACTAGCCCAGTGCAATTCGTACAGGCCTGGGTATGAGGGCTGCTGCAGAAGGCTCTGAAGAGCACAGCCTGGTGCATATAGGGGAGGAAATCTCCTATCAGGCAGACATGGCAGACAGTGTTTATAAAGGCAATGGCCACAATTAGTCTCATCCCACTTTCAGTTTGTACTACATGGCTCTTTCCGTCCTCATGGGGACATACAGGGTTTGTGTTTCCTCTCCATGAATCCAATAAGTCTCTGAAAAGATATGACACTGTGTGATTTCAAAGCTTAGTCATAAAATGCAAATGGTTTCTGCTTGTTTCTCTTGGATAGTTTTCCCTGGAGCCCAGCCACCCATGTCTGTGAGGAATCTCATCCAGTTAAGAAAGCCTGCAAGGAGGTCTGAGTCAACAGGCCTAACTGAGCTACACCAACAgccagcagcagcacccagacATGTGAGTCTGAGGAAAGTTGTTAGTGAGTCTCCAGACTTCAAGTACCAGAGAGGGCACCCAAAATATCTCAGAGTAGAACTAAGCTATCTCCACTTGGCCTGTTCTGAATTCCTGGTCTTCAGAATCCAAGAACACCACAAAGTAGAGGTTATTTGATGTCAATGAACTTGAAGTGCTTTATCAGGCAGAGTAAATAATAGAGAAGGGGGATGTGGAAAGAGGGAGTAGAGACACCAGGGCCTATGGAGGAGAAGAATCTGCTTTGTGGAGAGGTAAGCAAAGTCCTTGAGTACCCACACTTCCTCCCTAGAAGCCAAACTGGGCCTCTTGGCATCAGGACTGTGTCCTCTGACAGGTGTTCCAATGTCAGCCCGATTGTATTACATACAATTCATGCTCCCAGGAAGAGAAGATGGCTAGGAAACATTAGCTGAATGCCTGAAATGTCCATAGATTCTCCTGGAAATTACAGAAGCTATAAAAGACCAGGGAATAGGGAATGGGAAGTTTAGGTATTAACCAAGAGCCATCAAAAATTACCAATATTTAAATCATGTACTTGAATCagcttattttttattgctaatctggattattttaaatttagtaacaaatcttattttatttatcttatattctaattttataaaatgcccAAAGGCAAGCTAATcacatgtgtatttttaaacatgCTTGTTTAAATGGACACTGAGAAGAATGGATGGATTATCCCTTTATCCCTAAAACTTCAAATTTTAACTGGAAAATAATGTTTAGGTTTGTGAACTGAGACCAAAACTTTATTTCACCAACTTGAACGTAAGTTGAAATCTTGTCCTGTTAGAATTTGTTTTattaggatccaagatggtggactagagaatgactgcatctccagtcactccagaacacaggattcaagaaggggaggcattgagagactcggactaaaatagagccacgagTGAGTCTCCCCGACCGGGTGAA
This window contains:
- the LOC124975748 gene encoding putative ankyrin repeat domain-containing protein 20A4: MTSRRKTFAAVGARSKVDGYDPIGRIHKAARNGDVKGVRRLLVRGGCHVNDIDKKNRTPLHYACAYGQGKVVALLVMMKCNIHLCDSDNNTPLIKAIQQQEEECVTILLENGADLNVQDPNGETPLHHAVYTDNTSIAAKLLSHNANIEAQNKDDHTPLLLALKENKHHMAEFLIKAKANVHAVDNRGRTALMLAVQYESPGIIKLLIEEGVDVFAEDQNGGTALCYSVASGCN